The genomic interval CCAGAGTTTCAAATGAACAGTATCCGTGTCAGTCTCGACCAGCTTCGCACATACAACCAGCCCGGTCCCCGCTATACCTCCTACCCTCCGGCCACTCACTTCACCGAAGCCTTTACACTGGACCGCGCCTGCGCAGATACACACTCCCCCCTCTCGCTCTACGTTCATCTGCCTTTCTGCAAACGGCAGTGCCTGTACTGCGGCTGCACCAACATTGTGACCGGCCAGCAGGGCCGCAGTGCGGTTTATCTTGATTATCTGCAGAAAGAAATGGAACGGCGACGCCCATTCATCAATGCCGAATCCGACGTCGTGCAGATTCAGCTCGGCGGCGGCACCCCGACCTTTCTGCTTGAAGAAGAACTCGAACGGCTCGGCGAACTGATACACCATCATTTTTCCGTCAGCCCGGACGTTGAGGCCGGTGTTGAAATCGATCCGCGCGGCCTGACCCTTGAAAAGGTTCAGGCTCTTCAGCATGCCGGATTCAACAGGGCATCGCTCGGCGTTCAGGATACCAATCCCGACGTACAGAAAACCATTGCCCGCATTCAGCCTCTGGAAGTGGTTGCCCAGGCGAATCAGTGGGTACGCGATTGCGGCATGACTTCGGTCAATTTTGATCTGATCTACGGTCTTCCGACGCAGACACTGAAATCCTTCGAACAGACCATTGATGATGTGCTGACTCTTTCACCGGATCGGCTGGCGGTTTACAGTTATGCCCATATTCCCTGGATTAAGCCTTTTCAGAAAACGCTGGAAGACAAACTGCCGGACACCGAAACCAAGCTTCAGCTGCTGCAGCTGGCCATCGAAAAACTGACCGGCGCGGGGTATGTCTATATCGGCATGGATCATTTTGCCAAGCCGGACGATGCAATGGCGATTGCCCTGGCTGACGGCACGCTGCAGCGCAATTTCCAGGGCTACAGCACACTGAAGGGCGTTAATCTGCACGGCTTCGGGATGTCCTCCATTTCACACGCGGCCGGGCAGTATTTTCAGAACGAAAAAGAGATCGGCGCCTACTACAACGCCCTCGACAACGGAAAACTTCCACTGGTGCGCGGCTACTCCATGACGGATGACGATAAAATCCGCTATGCCGCCATCATGCACATCATGTGCAACCTTTACATCGACTACGCCGCCCTGTCCGAAGAACTGGGCGTTGATTTTACGGAATATTTCAAGGCCGACCTCGCCTCGCTCGACGATCTCGAAGCCGACGGTCTGCTGCAGCGCGAGAAAAACGGGTTGCGTGTCACCCCGCTCGGCCGCCTCTTTATCCGGATCATCGCCATGCGCTTCGATGCCTATCTGCAACAGGAACAGCGTAAAGGCCGCTATTCCCAGACGGTTTAACACGCTCCATTTCTTCGCGTGCATTCGCACGCAAAGATCGTTAAATTAAATCTATGAAAAAAGTAGCGATAATCGGTGCGGGCATTACGGGATTAACTGCGGCATATGAACTGCAGGAAAAAGGTATCGACTGTGTCGTATTTGAAGCTTCGGGCCGGGTCGGGGGCTGTATCTCCACCATTCGCAAAGACGGATATCTCGTGGAATGCGGACCGAATTCGATCCTCGAAACCCATCCCGATGTTGGGAACCTGATTGTACGTCTGGGACTCGATGGCAATAAACTGCCCGCCAGCCTCTCAGCAAAAAACCGGTATATTGTCCGCGACGGGAAACCGGCAGCCCTGCCCTCTTCGCCCGCAGCCTTGTTGAAATCGAACGCCTTTTCCTCTCAGGCCAAACTTCGCCTGCTGAAAGAACCTTTCATTAAATCCAAAAGCAGCGAACAGGAGAGTCTCGCGGATTTTGTTCTGCGCAGGATCGGAAAAGAATTCCTCGACTACGCCATCAACCCCTTTGTCAGCGGCGTCTATGCCGGGGATCCGGCCCGCCTTTCGGTTAAGTATGCATTCCCAAAACTTTATGCACTGGAACAGGATTACGGTTCTCTGATCAAAGGAGCAGTCAAAGGCTCCAGAAAACGCAAAAAACGCGCCGAAAAAAATGTGCACGATGCCCGGATGTACTCCTTTGATGAAGGGATGGAAGTGCTGCCCCTGCGACTGGCGGAAAAACTCGGCGACCGCATTCGTCTCAATACGCCTGCATCCTCGATTCAGATGATGGAGGAAGACATCTGGCTGGTGAATCGCGAAGAATTCAGCGATGTCCTCATGGCCATTCCGGCCCACCAGATGCCGGAACTGAATACTCCATTTGACCTGGATCTGTTTGCGGAAATCGAATATCCCGCCGTCACCAGCCTCTCCATCGGCTTTGAGCTCAATTCTATCATGCATGCGCTCGACGGCTTCGGTATGCTGATTCCGGAAGTGGAACATAAATTTTCCCTCGGCGCACTGTTTCCCTCTTCGATCTTCCCGGATCGCGCCCCCGGCGGCGCGGCACTGCTGACCGTTTTTGTCGGCGGAGCACGCGCTCCCGAACGGGCCCTGATGAATCAGGACGAAATGCTCGAAAACGTACTCGATGACCTCCGGGAACTGCTTGGCATAAAAAGTACACCGGACTTCATACACCGTACCGTCTGGCCCAAAGCAATTCCGCAGTACACCATCGGCTATGAAAAGTTCCTCAACTGCATGAAGGACATCGAGGCGAATTACAAGGGCATCCACTTCGCCGGTCACTATCGCGACGGAATTTCCGTATCCAACTCCCTCCTCTCCGGCCTCAATTTCGCAAAAAGGATATCCTCATGAAGCGTGGTTTTCTGCTGATGAATACCGGTTCACCGGATGACACATCCGTGGAGGCGCTGCGGATTTATCTCAAAGAGTTTCTGATGGACCCGTATGTCATCGATCTGCCGTTTCCACTGCGCTACGCACTGGTACACGGGCTTATTCTGCCGAAACGTCCGGCGGAATCGGCCGAAGCGTATAAAGCGATATGGACCGAAAACGGCTCGCCGCTGATTCACTACTGCAGCAACCTGGCCCGGGACCTGAATCAAAAAATGAAGGACCCGCTCGAAGCCTGTATGGCCTACCGCAATCCTTCCGTGGCCTCCGCCATCGATAAGCTGCTCAGCCAGGGCGTTGAGGAAATCGGGCTGCTGCCCATGTTCCCGCACTATGCCATGGCCACCACCGGCGGTTGCACAGCACTGGTGAAAAAAATCCTGAAAGGCCGCGCAAAACTGCGTGTTGCTCCGCCCTTCTACCATATCCCTGAATTTATTCAGCCGCTGGCGGATGCGCTGAAGGAGGTAAAAGAGCACATTCTCTTCAGTTATCATGGTCTTCCGGTGCGCCATATCAAAAAAACCGATCCCACCGGGAACCACTGTATGCAGAAACCCGACTGCTGCTCAACGCCATCGCCCGCCCATGCCACCTGCTACCGTCACCAATGCTTTGAAACCACACGGTTGATTGCAGAAAAAGCCGGCCTTGAAAAAGAACAGTATACGCTGGCCTTTCAATCCCGCCTCGGACGGGATCCCTGGCTGGAGCCCTATACGGATAAAATTCTTAAAGAACTTCCGGAAAAAGGCATAAAAGAACTCGCGGTTATCTGCCCTGCTTTTTTCTGCGACTGCCTTGAAACGCTGGAGGAAATCGAAATCCGGGGACGGGAAACCTTCATGAAAGCAGGCGGGACATCCTTCCGCATGATTCCCTGCCTGAATGATTCCCCGGCCGCATTGCACTGTCTGGAAACCGTTCTTTCCGATGCCGGAAACTGGCCCTCTGTAACATAATCCGCCAATGGAACCGTTTTATATCCGGACCACCGACGGCCTGCAACTTTCGGGAAAATGCCGAACGCCGGAAACGCAGATCAGAGGAGTTATTCTGCTGATCCACGGTCTGGGAGAACATCTCGGCCGTTACGATCATGTTGCGCAGATACTGGAAAAGGCAGGCTTTGCCGTCGTCGGTACCGATCTGCGCGGACATGGAAATTCAGAAGGCCGGCGCGGGCATGTTCCGGCTTTTGAACACCTGCTCGATGATCTGTTTCAGACCCTGAAAAAAACGCGGATAGCGTTTCCCGGGCTACCTGTTTTTCTGTATGGACACAGCCTGGGCGGTCTGATTGTACTCGATTTTGCTCTGCAAAAGAACATGCCCGATCCGGACGGGATTATTTCATCGGCACCGGCACTGCGGATCTGCGCGGCTCCGCCGGCCTGGAAGCTGGGAATGGTGAAACTGCTCGACAAACTGAAACTGTATCCTGCTGTTTCCAGCGGACTGGATGACCGCCTGCTTTCGAAGGACCTCAATGTAATCCGGGCTTATCGAAACGATCCTCTGACCCATGACCGAATCACACCGGCACTCGCACTGGGCATGATGGAATCCGGAAAAAAGTGCCTGAAACATGCCGCCGAACTGGCCGTGCCCGCCTTGCTTTTTCACGGCTCCGACGATCGGATCACCGATCCGGCGGCAACCCGGCAGTTTGCAGAAACCGCCGGCGGGAATTGTACCTTTAAAATGCTTTCAGGCATATTACACGAACCCCATAATGCGCCGGTGAAAAAACAGGTCTTTGAGCTCGTACTGAACTGGCTCAACGACCGGCTTTAGGGAGAACATCATGAACATCAATATTCTACTTTCCGCAGCATCCATACTCTGTGCCGGCCTTCTGAGCGGTTGTGCGTCTTCATACCACAACGGAAAACTGAGCGATATTTCGTCATTTCCAACCGTTGAGCAAAAGAAATCCATCTATGTGGACCTCGCTTTTTCGGGCCGGGTGAACGGCGAACCCTGGCCCCGGACCGATGCCAACAATCGGGCCTTTCTGGAAAATGCTCTGATTCAAAACCTTAAAGAAAGTGGTATGTTCTCCCGAATAAGCAACCGGGAAAGTGACGCCGATCTTCAGTTGCTGGTGGCGGTGATTAATGACAAGGAAAAGGATTCGTCCAATGCCACTCTTTCGGCCCTGACCCTGTTTCTTTATCCCAATACCGAAACCGATACTTTCCGACTTCTCGCCAGTGTGAAGGATTCCGCAACCGGAAAAACGCAACGGATTCAGCTGCAGGACGGCGTCATCCGACGGCAGCAGTTACTGCTCGGACTGCTGGCCCCGTTCAAACCGCACGGACTGGAACTGGAGAAAAGCACCGACCGGCTCATGAATAACCTTATTCTGGAAATGCATAAAACCGGTCTGGTGAAATAAGGCGCTTCCTGAGCGCTATTCGTAGCGCAGCGCCTCAATCGGATTGAGCCGGGCTGCTTTACGCGCCGGCCAGATGCCGAAAACAATGCCGATAATGGCCGAGAAACCGAACGCCATAAAAATCGAATCTTTCGTAAAGACCACGGACATATTAGCAAAACGCTCTGCCGCATAACCCACTCCGGCCCCCAGCGCAATCCCAAGGCAGCCGCCGAAAAAACTGATAATCAGTGCTTCGATCAGGAACTGCGACATGATATCGCGGCCGCGTGCACCCAGCGCTTTACGCAGCCCGATTTCGCGGGTCCGTTCCGTGACGGAAACCAGCATAATGTTCATAATTCCGATGCCGCCGACCACCAGCGCAATTGATGCAATACTCGAAAGCAGCAGCGACATCACCCGGCTGGTGGAAGACACCGCATCCTGAATCTCGGCCAGATTCCGGATTTCAAACGTACCGCTCGCGGTCCGATGACGCTGCGCCAGCAGCGCCAGAATATCCTCCTGAGCCCGTTCCATATTTTCCGGCTTATCAATCTGAATTTCGATGCGCTCCACATAATCACGGCCGAACATCCGGCGCATCGCCGTAGTGACCGGAACAAACGCGGCATCATCATAATCCCGGAACCCGCTGCTGCCCTTTTCCGGAAGCACACCGATCACGGTATAGGTTCTGCGGTTCATCTTAACCTTCTTCCCTACGGGATTCTCTCCACCGAAAAGTTCGCGCACCGGCGTTACCCCCAGAACACAAACCATGGCTTTTGAATTTACCTCCTCTTCGGTAATAAAACGACCGAGCTGCGGTTCATACGAACGCATGAATTCATAATCAGGATCAACCCCGGTCACCCGGCAGCTCCAGTTCAGGTTTCCTACCTTCAGCTGAACATTTCCATCAACGGTCGAGCTGACCCCCACCACATGATTCACCTCTTCACGGATAGCTTCGGCATCAGCACGCGACAGCCGCGAAACCGTTCCCTGCGCCTGTGCCACCCCGCCACGGGAGCGACGTTGCGGCATAAGCATCAGCAGATTCGAGCCCAACCGGCTCATCTGATCCTCCACCGCGGCTTTTGCCCCGTTACCCACAGCCACCGTGGCAATCACTGCAGCCACCCCGATCATAATTCCCAAAGCCGACAGCGCCGTACGCACTTTGTTGGCCGTCAGCGACCGAATAGACTGCTTAACCAGCACCAGCCCTTCATGGATGGATTTCAGGCTGAAACCGCTTTTACCTTCTTCCACCACTTCCCGTTTTTCAACCTTCGGCACTTCCGGGGCATTCGGATTCGGGGCATCGGAAAGAATTTTTCCATCGCGGATTTCAATAATACGCTGGGCGTGATTCGCCACGTCCGCATCGTGGGTAACCAGAATAATGGTGAGTCCGCTGGCGTGCAGCTTGCTCATTACCTCCATAATTTCCTTCGCGCTCTTCGAGTCGAGGTTGCCGGTCGGTTCGTCGGCAAAAATGAGCGACGGACTGTTCACCAGTGCACGTGCAATCGCCACGCGTTGCTGCTGACCGCCCGAAAGCTCGTTGGTGTGATGCATCTTGCGATTGCCCAGCCCCACGAGCTCCAGCATTTTATCAGCAATATCCGTCTTTTTACCGTTACGGGCATAGATCAGCGGGAGGCCGACATTTTCCAACGCACTGGTTCGTTTGAGCAGATTGAACTGCTGAAACACAAAACCCATCACGCGGTTACGGAAAGCAGCCAGCTGGTTTTCAGAAAATTTCGTGACGTCTGTACCGTCAATTTCAAACGTTCCGGAGTCCGGAACATCGAGCAGACCGAGAATATGCATCAGTGTCGATTTCCCGGATCCTGACGCACCGATAATCGCCACATATTCACCCCGCTCAACCGAAAGAGAGACGCCATCCAGGGCACGGACTTCCACCTCACCCATCTGATAGGTCTTGTGCAGATTTTCAACCCTGATCATTAGCGCGGCCCCCTCCCCATGGTCGGGGAGAAAAGACTTCCCCTGCCGGACTTCTTCGGGCCCAGACTGACCTGCTTAATCAAAACTTCATCGCCCTCTTCGAGGCCCTCGAGAATTTCGGTATATGAACCGTCGCTCACCCCGACTTTAATGGTTTTCGTTTCGGGCTTATCCGGATCGTTAGAAGCCACCAGCACATAACTTTCAACCGAGGATCCGCCGAAAGGACGGCGGACAGAACTCTGACTTCCGTTCTGCCCCCCGGACATCCCGCCGGGACGGCGTCCACCTTGGCCGAAATTCGCGAGACGCTCCTTTATTTCGGCATCAGACAAACCGCGCTCTTTCATCCGTTCAACCATAGCGGCTTTGCGCTGATCCTCCGTCATGGACGAAAAATCCGGGCGTTCCCCACCCCGTTCTCCGGCACCGCTTTTCACACTTTTCTGCTGAATAGCGGATACCGGAAGTGTGAGCACTCCCTCTTTTTCCTCCACAATAAACTCAAGGTTGGCCGTCATACCGCTACGGGCGAACGGCGGCAGTTTCCGGCTTGCGCGAACATCGACTTCATACATAGTGACGCTGCTGACCGTAGTGGCATCGTAGGCGATTTTTTCAACCACACAGGGGAATTCATTATCCGGATAGGCTTCCAGTGCCACCACCACCTCCTGATCGGGTTCCACCTGGCCGATATCGGTTTCATCGAGGTTGGCCACAATAATCAGATCGTCGGCAATCACCACAACGGAATCGGAGGATGCGATCGACTGCCCCGGCTCAAAGTTACGGGCAATGATGGTTCCGTCCAGCGGAGAAATGAGCGGTGACGGTTTATACAGCTCTTTCCAGTAGTCATACTCCTCCTGACTGGTCGCCAGCGCGGCATCCAGCAGAGTGGCGCGCTCCGTTGAACTGATCCATCCGAGAATCTGACCTTTTTTAACCTTATCGCCTTCATCCACCATCAGTTCTTCCAGTCGGCCGGCGATCGGCGGTTTTACATCCAGACGGTTCCTCGGCTCCACCTCCCCGGTCGATTCCACGGTGATGCGTATGTCTCTCATTTCCACTTTTTCAACATCATAGTAGGTTTTCGCCCCTTCTTCGTCGCTCCCCTTCGAGCGCGCCCACCATACGCCGGCACCAACACCGATGACTCCTAAAATTATGACCCACTTCATTGTTCTGTTCATTTTATTCACCCTTCTCAATCGTCTGCCAGACACTCAAACCCAGTGCATTTTTCCAGCTTGCCTCCGCCCGTGCTGCGGCACGACGGCGCTGCAGGTGCGTTTTACCCTGTGCTATAACGTTACTTTCAATGGTATCCCAGTCTTCATAGGAGAGCAGGCCCTGCTTATATTTTGCCGTTGAAATTTCAGCGCGCAGCATTTCAGCCTGATAAAGCTCATTCTGAACCGCCTCATTTTCGACCGCGTTGACATAGTCGTTCCACCGCTGCTGCAGCGTAACCATGAGCGAATTTCCGGTATCGATCAGATCCATTTCCGTCTGAATAATCTGCTCCTTGGCCGCAGCAATATCGCTGCTCAGCTGTCCGCCGGTAAACAGCGGAACACTGGCTGAAAGTCCGATCCGCCAGTTTGCATCATAACGCTCAAAACCTGACCCGTCCCCGATGCCGGCTGAAGCACTGAAACTGACCTGCGGAAACCGGCTGCTGCGCGTCACATTCAGGCCCTGCTCTGCGGCCTCAACCTGCGTAACGGCAATCGAATAATCCGGCGTCTGCTTCATCAGCGATTCAAGATCCTCCAGCTCCTCCGGAGAAAGAGCCGTCAATTCCCCGACCGCTCCATCCACCGGTTTCATCAGCCCGATGGCTGCCGCCAGATTTCGCAGCGCATATTCCAGTTCACGCTTTGCCTCTCTCGATTCATAAACCGCCTGCGAATACTGCGCTTTCGTGCGCGCCAGCGATCCGGCATTTTCGCGACCGCCGTCGAACCGAAGCTGAATCAGCCGGACGTTGGCCGCCCGTCGCTTTTCAATCTGTTCGGTCAGCTTGATGAGCTCCTGAGCATAAAGCACGTCGATATAAGCCAAGCGCAGTACATATTCAACGTCGGAGAGGGTCTTTCGATATTGTGCCCGGCCGATTTCCAGCTGAGCCAGTGCGCGTCCGCGTTTGGCCACATTTCCGCCCCCTGTGAACAGATCCTGCTCCAGATTAAGCGATGCGCTTGAATTCTTCGTGTCTGTCCACTCTTCTGAGTTTTCATTCTGCCCATAGGTACCGCTGGCCCGGGCACTGATGGAGGGAAGAAACCCGGCACTGGCTGAGGTCACTCCGTATTCCAGTTCCCGAATAGCGGCGCGCGCCGCAACAAGATCCGGATTATGCGCCTGGGCTTTTTCCAGACACTGCTCCCAGGTCAGAACAACATTCGTCTGCGCAAACGAACCCGTCGTAGCGGCCAGCATAACCGTTAACCATAATCTTTTTTTCATATTCTCTCCGTGCAAAGGCAGTAAAACTGAATTGCGCGGAGATTATTGCAATGAATTATTTAAAATGTCTGTTTTAATTTTCCGCACCGGGAATCAGGGCCGTCTGACCCTTGCGCGATAAAACCGGTTGGAATCGGCCATCGAAACCGCCAGAACCGTTTGCGAAATGCTGCCGGCAAACCAATCAGTTTCAACCTGCCAGCTGACATTCGTCAAAGACGCCAAATACTGTATCTGGTATTCCCTGTTGGTTGAACTGCTGAAAACCAGCTGATCGGCCGCGGCGTAGGAGTCCAGTTGAAAAAAAGAACGGCCATCTGTCGGGTCGGTATCCGCAATCCATTCCGCTTCACCGTCAAAACCGTCACCATCCTGATCTTCTGAGGCGGAAACCCCGGTGGTCGTACCGCATTTTTCATACTCCCATTCATCAGGAATTCCGTCTTCATCAATATCATCCACTGCGGAAACAGCGGCAATCTGACCGGCATAGTATTGAAGATCGGCAATGTAGGTTTTATTACCATAAACGGCGGTGCCGGACGGCTGGTTTCCATAAGTTCCAATGGAGAGCATAATCCCGGCAAGTGCCCACTGACTTCCGTTCTGATAAAAAACACCGCCGCCGGAATCATACGTCGCCCCCTGAGCCTCATCCGCGATATTATCATCAAAACCGGTTCTCATCATATCGGTTGAGCCATATCCGGTATCGACCATTCCTGAAAAAAAATCCCTATGGTTTTTACCCCAGCGCTTCGTCGCCCCCGTATCCCATTTATACCCGGTGTAGACTGTAGGCAGCTCCTCTTCCGTCCATTGAGCATTCCAGCTGACCTCATCCGCGGCACGGTTTCGCCCGTTTCCAATCAGCGTCAGTTCTGCATTCGCGGGAACTCCGTCAGACTGCACCGTCAAACCGGGCAGGTCAACAGCCCCCCGACCACTCTGAACATTATCAGGTCCGCCTCGTCCCCCACGCTGTTTGTCAGTCGCGTCCAGCTGTTGGGATCAATGGCATAGCGGTTATCGCCCAGCAGCACACCGGTTGGATCATCCAGCGATTTTATATGATAGGCCGTAATGAACCAGTTGTTGGAAACATAGGTCACACCCGAATATTTACTGCTGTGATCAATACGGCCCACATAGTCCCATCCCTGCCCTCCGGCAGGAGCATTTGTATTCTGCGCTCCATCACCGCCGGCAACAATGACCGCTCCGGCGTTGAAAATCCGGAAAAACAGAAAAAGCGTCATTAAAACAATCTTTATTGGTCTCATAGATCTCCGCCTGTAAACAGATACCGCGCAGGGAATCAGTACCGTTTCAGTAGCATATTCCTTTCCAGTTTACCGACTATTGCTCAAACCGCCGGCTGTGTTATGTTCCGCCCTTATGAATAAGGACAGAATCTATACTGACTCTCTGGCAAAAATCGCTGATTTCAGTTTCGATGCACAGGTGGCCGATGTGTTCACCGACATGATTGAGCGTTCGGTGCCCGGCTACCGCGCGATTCTCACCATGATCGAAACCCTGACCGAACACTATGCCCAGCCCGGCTCCAATCTATACGATCTCGGCTGCTCTCTGGGCGGAGCCACCCTGTCCATGCGCCGCGGCATCCGCGTGGAAAACTGCCGGATTGTGGCGGTTGATAATTCAGACTCCATGATCGAGCGCTGTCAGAAAGCCATGGAACGCGACCATAACCCCACGCCAGTCGAAACGGTCTGTTCTGATATCCGCGAAATCGATATTCAGGATGCCTCGGTCGTCGTCCTCAATTTCACCCTGCAGTTTATTCCGCCTGCCGACCGTTTCCCGCTCCTGAAAAAAATCTCGGAAGGCATGCGGCCGGGCGGAGTTTTAATCCTTTCCGAGAAAGTCATTTTCAACGATGAGCATCTCGACAAACTGCTGTTCGATATTCATCACGACTTTAAACGCGCCCATGGCTATTCCGATCTCGAAATCAGCCAGAAACGTTCCGCACTCGAAAATGTCCTGATTCCCGAAACCATCCCCACCCACCGGAACCGACTGTTCGAAGCGGAATTCACTTCCGTCGATGTCTGGTTCCAGTGCTTCAACTTCATGTCCATGCTTGCCATCAAATAAACCCATGCAGACACGCAGCGTATTCTTTGCGTCTGCTCCATCCCATGAAAATTGATTATTCCGAACTGTACGAACAGCTGAAAGACTCCGATCTTGAATCCTGGATTCCGCTCCTGCCGGAGCTTATTGCACACAGCCTCCGCCCGGAACGCCACGGCCTGCTTCCGAAGTGGCAAAAGGTGCTGGAACAACTGCCGGTCGTTGAAAACAATACCGTTGAGCTGCAATCAGAAGTCCGGGCTGAAGGTACAGTATTTCCAGATCTGGAAAAACAGCTGAAGACCTTTCATCCCTGGCGCAAAGGCCCCTATCACATTCACGGTATACACATCGATACCGAATGGCGGTCCGACTGGAAATGGAACCGGGTTGTTCCACACATCCAGCCCCTGAAAGACCGGACAGTCCTCGATGTCGGCTGCGGAAACGGCTACCACTGCTGGCGCATGGCCGGCGAAGGCGCAGCACTCGTCATCGGCGTTGATCCCTCCGCACTGTTTGTCTGCCAGTTTTTCGCCCTGAAAAATTTTCTGCATCATCCCCGGGTCTGGGTACTGCCGCTCGGAATTGAAGACGTTCCGAAAACGCCCGGCAGTTTTGACACCGTCTTTTCCATGGGGGTCCTGTATCACCGGAAATCGCC from Verrucomicrobia bacterium S94 carries:
- the hemN gene encoding oxygen-independent coproporphyrinogen III oxidase, coding for MRVSLDQLRTYNQPGPRYTSYPPATHFTEAFTLDRACADTHSPLSLYVHLPFCKRQCLYCGCTNIVTGQQGRSAVYLDYLQKEMERRRPFINAESDVVQIQLGGGTPTFLLEEELERLGELIHHHFSVSPDVEAGVEIDPRGLTLEKVQALQHAGFNRASLGVQDTNPDVQKTIARIQPLEVVAQANQWVRDCGMTSVNFDLIYGLPTQTLKSFEQTIDDVLTLSPDRLAVYSYAHIPWIKPFQKTLEDKLPDTETKLQLLQLAIEKLTGAGYVYIGMDHFAKPDDAMAIALADGTLQRNFQGYSTLKGVNLHGFGMSSISHAAGQYFQNEKEIGAYYNALDNGKLPLVRGYSMTDDDKIRYAAIMHIMCNLYIDYAALSEELGVDFTEYFKADLASLDDLEADGLLQREKNGLRVTPLGRLFIRIIAMRFDAYLQQEQRKGRYSQTV
- the hemG gene encoding protoporphyrinogen oxidase, translated to MKKVAIIGAGITGLTAAYELQEKGIDCVVFEASGRVGGCISTIRKDGYLVECGPNSILETHPDVGNLIVRLGLDGNKLPASLSAKNRYIVRDGKPAALPSSPAALLKSNAFSSQAKLRLLKEPFIKSKSSEQESLADFVLRRIGKEFLDYAINPFVSGVYAGDPARLSVKYAFPKLYALEQDYGSLIKGAVKGSRKRKKRAEKNVHDARMYSFDEGMEVLPLRLAEKLGDRIRLNTPASSIQMMEEDIWLVNREEFSDVLMAIPAHQMPELNTPFDLDLFAEIEYPAVTSLSIGFELNSIMHALDGFGMLIPEVEHKFSLGALFPSSIFPDRAPGGAALLTVFVGGARAPERALMNQDEMLENVLDDLRELLGIKSTPDFIHRTVWPKAIPQYTIGYEKFLNCMKDIEANYKGIHFAGHYRDGISVSNSLLSGLNFAKRISS
- a CDS encoding ferrochelatase; the protein is MKRGFLLMNTGSPDDTSVEALRIYLKEFLMDPYVIDLPFPLRYALVHGLILPKRPAESAEAYKAIWTENGSPLIHYCSNLARDLNQKMKDPLEACMAYRNPSVASAIDKLLSQGVEEIGLLPMFPHYAMATTGGCTALVKKILKGRAKLRVAPPFYHIPEFIQPLADALKEVKEHILFSYHGLPVRHIKKTDPTGNHCMQKPDCCSTPSPAHATCYRHQCFETTRLIAEKAGLEKEQYTLAFQSRLGRDPWLEPYTDKILKELPEKGIKELAVICPAFFCDCLETLEEIEIRGRETFMKAGGTSFRMIPCLNDSPAALHCLETVLSDAGNWPSVT
- a CDS encoding alpha/beta hydrolase, giving the protein MEPFYIRTTDGLQLSGKCRTPETQIRGVILLIHGLGEHLGRYDHVAQILEKAGFAVVGTDLRGHGNSEGRRGHVPAFEHLLDDLFQTLKKTRIAFPGLPVFLYGHSLGGLIVLDFALQKNMPDPDGIISSAPALRICAAPPAWKLGMVKLLDKLKLYPAVSSGLDDRLLSKDLNVIRAYRNDPLTHDRITPALALGMMESGKKCLKHAAELAVPALLFHGSDDRITDPAATRQFAETAGGNCTFKMLSGILHEPHNAPVKKQVFELVLNWLNDRL
- a CDS encoding ATP-binding cassette domain-containing protein — its product is MIRVENLHKTYQMGEVEVRALDGVSLSVERGEYVAIIGASGSGKSTLMHILGLLDVPDSGTFEIDGTDVTKFSENQLAAFRNRVMGFVFQQFNLLKRTSALENVGLPLIYARNGKKTDIADKMLELVGLGNRKMHHTNELSGGQQQRVAIARALVNSPSLIFADEPTGNLDSKSAKEIMEVMSKLHASGLTIILVTHDADVANHAQRIIEIRDGKILSDAPNPNAPEVPKVEKREVVEEGKSGFSLKSIHEGLVLVKQSIRSLTANKVRTALSALGIMIGVAAVIATVAVGNGAKAAVEDQMSRLGSNLLMLMPQRRSRGGVAQAQGTVSRLSRADAEAIREEVNHVVGVSSTVDGNVQLKVGNLNWSCRVTGVDPDYEFMRSYEPQLGRFITEEEVNSKAMVCVLGVTPVRELFGGENPVGKKVKMNRRTYTVIGVLPEKGSSGFRDYDDAAFVPVTTAMRRMFGRDYVERIEIQIDKPENMERAQEDILALLAQRHRTASGTFEIRNLAEIQDAVSSTSRVMSLLLSSIASIALVVGGIGIMNIMLVSVTERTREIGLRKALGARGRDIMSQFLIEALIISFFGGCLGIALGAGVGYAAERFANMSVVFTKDSIFMAFGFSAIIGIVFGIWPARKAARLNPIEALRYE
- a CDS encoding HlyD family efflux transporter periplasmic adaptor subunit, which translates into the protein MNRTMKWVIILGVIGVGAGVWWARSKGSDEEGAKTYYDVEKVEMRDIRITVESTGEVEPRNRLDVKPPIAGRLEELMVDEGDKVKKGQILGWISSTERATLLDAALATSQEEYDYWKELYKPSPLISPLDGTIIARNFEPGQSIASSDSVVVIADDLIIVANLDETDIGQVEPDQEVVVALEAYPDNEFPCVVEKIAYDATTVSSVTMYEVDVRASRKLPPFARSGMTANLEFIVEEKEGVLTLPVSAIQQKSVKSGAGERGGERPDFSSMTEDQRKAAMVERMKERGLSDAEIKERLANFGQGGRRPGGMSGGQNGSQSSVRRPFGGSSVESYVLVASNDPDKPETKTIKVGVSDGSYTEILEGLEEGDEVLIKQVSLGPKKSGRGSLFSPTMGRGPR
- a CDS encoding TolC family protein, with translation MKKRLWLTVMLAATTGSFAQTNVVLTWEQCLEKAQAHNPDLVAARAAIRELEYGVTSASAGFLPSISARASGTYGQNENSEEWTDTKNSSASLNLEQDLFTGGGNVAKRGRALAQLEIGRAQYRKTLSDVEYVLRLAYIDVLYAQELIKLTEQIEKRRAANVRLIQLRFDGGRENAGSLARTKAQYSQAVYESREAKRELEYALRNLAAAIGLMKPVDGAVGELTALSPEELEDLESLMKQTPDYSIAVTQVEAAEQGLNVTRSSRFPQVSFSASAGIGDGSGFERYDANWRIGLSASVPLFTGGQLSSDIAAAKEQIIQTEMDLIDTGNSLMVTLQQRWNDYVNAVENEAVQNELYQAEMLRAEISTAKYKQGLLSYEDWDTIESNVIAQGKTHLQRRRAAARAEASWKNALGLSVWQTIEKGE